In a single window of the Deltaproteobacteria bacterium genome:
- a CDS encoding Smr/MutS family protein, translating into MNSSDSSLKHNPFGELKNFPGKKPLPSPVSSVKGQPKREPAADPENDKNVFLEAVQDVHPIPKDKHAKGAGITKPPENIKNEPETEAMAQLANLVAYGEGFVISNTPEYIEGTGFDVHPEFARRLHRGDFSIQAHIDLHGLGVEEARQTFENFLKESVISGKRAVLIIHGRGLSSPGEPILKNKVSEWLTRGHWRKWVIAYSSAQSYDGGTGATYVLLRQRPITKGARKRQSKK; encoded by the coding sequence ATGAATTCTTCTGATTCCTCACTAAAACATAACCCCTTCGGAGAGCTGAAAAACTTTCCCGGCAAGAAGCCGCTCCCTAGCCCGGTTTCTTCCGTCAAAGGGCAGCCTAAACGCGAACCCGCCGCCGATCCTGAAAACGACAAAAACGTTTTTCTGGAGGCCGTGCAGGATGTACACCCCATACCGAAAGATAAACATGCAAAGGGAGCTGGAATAACAAAGCCGCCGGAGAATATTAAAAATGAGCCGGAAACGGAGGCTATGGCGCAGCTTGCGAATCTTGTAGCGTATGGAGAAGGCTTCGTCATTTCCAACACACCCGAATACATCGAGGGAACAGGGTTCGACGTTCATCCTGAGTTTGCCAGGAGACTGCACCGGGGCGACTTTTCTATACAGGCCCACATCGATCTCCATGGGCTTGGTGTGGAAGAAGCAAGGCAAACATTCGAAAATTTCTTAAAAGAGTCGGTCATCTCCGGCAAAAGAGCCGTCCTGATCATCCATGGGCGTGGCCTCTCTTCGCCCGGCGAGCCCATACTGAAAAATAAGGTGAGTGAGTGGCTTACCCGCGGCCACTGGCGCAAATGGGTGATTGCCTATTCAAGCGCGCAGTCTTACGACGGCGGCACAGGCGCCACCTATGTCCTCCTCCGCCAACGCCCTATTACGAAGGGCGCAAGAAAAAGACAGTCCAAGAAATGA